In Ammoniphilus sp. CFH 90114, the DNA window TAGTTTAGCTATAGCTATTATAGATGATTAGGCGATGATAATCATCATAAATATTTTTCCTAAGCGCATTTTCTTTTGAAGATTTCACGTAATGTACATAATAGACTCTATATGTTTATATATATATCCATTACTATAAGAGTATAAATGGGGAAAGTGAATTAAAGGGGAAAAATATGAGATTAGTGTCGATTGTCAACTGTGAATCGGGGATGGTGTTGGCTAAGACGATTTATCATGAATCAGGAAGAAAATTGTTGGGGGAAGGATTCGAATTATCAGATAAAGCCATAAATCGTCTAGAAGAGCAGGGAATTACTCATCTCTATATTAAAGATGGGATAACGGATGATATTTTTGTGGAGGATGCTATTCCACTTGAGGTTAGAAGAGAAGCGGTCATTACGATTCACACGCATTTTGAGGCAATACAGGATGGACAGAAGGGTGCCATATTTCATTCCAGAATGATAAAGGATTTTAAACGGATATTAGATCTTCTGATATCTGAGATTAAAGGGACTAAATCGGTGATGAATTTATTATCCCATATTCAAGTCCGAGATCATTATGTGTTCTCCCATTCTTTGAATGTTACACTCTACACACTCGCTGTGGCAACGAAGCGGGGATTTAATGATAAGCAGCTCTATGAGATTGGCTTAGGTGGATTGCTGCATGATATAGGGAAGATGATGATTCCCTCGGAAATACTGCATAAACCCGGAAGGCTGACAGATGAAGAGTTTGATGAGATTAAGAAGCATTCGGAGTACGGTTTTGAGCTTTTAAGAAAACAGGTAGATATCCCGCTTCTATCCGCTCATTGCGCCTTGCAGCATCATGAGAAATGGAATGGTAAAGGTTATCCAAGGGGATTAGCTGGAGAGCAAATTCATCCCTATGCCCGTACAATGGCTGTTGGCGATGTGTTTGATGCTCTTACGACACATCGTGTTTATCGTCGAGCTATGTTGCCGCATGAAGCAATGGAGATCATCTATGCTGATACGAATACCCATTTCGAGCAGGGGGTAGTAGAACTATTCCGCAGGACAATTGCGATTTATCCTGTAGGGGTAACCGTGAAGTTGAACTCCGGTGAGACCGCAGTTGTCGTAGGGTATAATGAGCACTCGCCAAGTCGTCCCTTAGTGAGAGTGATAAAGGATCCAGCAGGGAATCCATTAGCGTCTCATTATGAATTGGATTTATTAAAAGATCTTTCATGTATGATTATAGAATGTGACGCTATTCTTTAATATGGATATGAATAATATCGGAAGAATCGACAGATAATAAGACTCAAGATAAGATGAGGTTTCAAGCCACGTCTCTCTACATACTAATGTAGAGGGATTTGCATTTATTCCAAAATTTAAGTTCCTAAAATCCTTGAATCTACCGTGATGTTTATGTTATGCTTACTAAGCAACCAAATGAGGTTGTACCTTTTACTATCGTGTATAAGCTTGTCGTGCTAGATGGGGAGATGGCGGTGCCCTGTAACCCGCAATCCGCCTTAGCGGGGTTGAATTCCCATTGAAGGTGCGCTTCATGTAAGGTCTGCCTTATGCAAGTGGTGTTGACAACTGGGTCCTGCGCAACAGGAACCCATGAACCTGGTCAGGTCCGGAAGGAAGCAGCCATAAGTGGATCATTCTGTGTGCCGCAGGGTAGCCTGGTTCGAGCTAACTACATGAGTAACGCTTGGTTGGTCGTATCGACAATGGGTGCACGGCATAATTTTTATAGAAGGACTATCCTCTAGAAGGATAGTCCTTTTTACATACCAAAAAAAGCCTATGATGGTTTGTTAATTTAAAAACATCTATAGTATACTTATACTATTGAATATGAGATTTGGAGTGTCCATTATGGCATACCGAGCGTTATACCGGGTATTCCGTCCACAGACGTTTCAGGATGTGGTAGGTCAGGAGCATATCACCAAAACATTACAGAATGCATTAAGAGAACAAAGATTTTCACATGCATACTTGTTCAGTGGACCAAGGGGAACAGGGAAGACTAGTGCGGCCAAGATTCTGGCCAAAGCGGTCAATTGTCAACAAGGACCTGCTCCAGAGCCTTGTAATGAGTGTGCAGCTTGTAAAGGAATTACAGAGGGTTCGGTTGTCGACGTCATAGAGATTGATGCCGCATCTAATCGTGGTGTTGAAGAAATTCGTGACGTTCGAGACAAGGTTAAATATGCCCCTTCTGAAGTCCGCTTTAAAGTGTACATTATTGATGAAGTACACATGTTAACAACAGAGGCTTTCAACGCCCTGCTTAAAACATTAGAAGAACCTCCAGGGCATGTTATTTTTATTTTGGCTACTACAGAGCCACACCGTCTTCCTGCTACTATTATTTCGCGTTGCCAGAGATTTGACTTTCGAAGCATCTCGGCTAAGGCAATGATGGATCGTCTTCGCTATATTGCAGCTACGGAGAATGTGGAGATATCGGATCAGGCTCTTGCCTTGATGTCTCGTGTATCTGAAGGTGGGATGCGCGATGTATTAAGCCTTTTTGATCAAGTTCTCTCGTATTCAGGGAATAAAGTAGAAGTAGACGACGTCATTTTGGTTACTGGTGTTGTATCCCAGTCGGTGCTTGCAGAGGTTACTGAACTCGTTCGTCAAAAGAATGCCTCTGGGTTACTGGAAGTACTACAACGAGTCATTTCAGAAGGGAAAAACTCTGAGCAGTTCCTTAATGATCTTCTGATGTATTTCCGAGATCTCTTGTTGTATAAGACAGCTCCTAAGTTAGATGAGTTGCAACACCGCCTCATGGGTGATGACCAATTCCATGGATTGTCACAAAGCTTCACTCATCCCTTCCTCTATTCTATAATTGAAAAGTTGAGCAAGGTAAGCCAAGACATGAAGTGGGCTAGTCATCCTAAGATTGTTCTAGAAATGGGACTAATTCGTTTGTTAGAATCTGAAGGGAACTCTGAACAACCTAAAGAGGCAGCAACGAATGCTAGTGTGGAAGATCTTCTCCAGAGAATTAATCAACTTGAACAAAGATTAAATCAAGTGGGCCAAGTGGCAGTTAGTACGCCCGCAGCGGAGGTCATGGAAACCCCACGAAAAGAAGCGATGAGACGTGTAGGTATGCCTTCAACAGTGAGGATTTCAGAAAACCGTATTCGGGAAGT includes these proteins:
- the dnaX gene encoding DNA polymerase III subunit gamma/tau gives rise to the protein MAYRALYRVFRPQTFQDVVGQEHITKTLQNALREQRFSHAYLFSGPRGTGKTSAAKILAKAVNCQQGPAPEPCNECAACKGITEGSVVDVIEIDAASNRGVEEIRDVRDKVKYAPSEVRFKVYIIDEVHMLTTEAFNALLKTLEEPPGHVIFILATTEPHRLPATIISRCQRFDFRSISAKAMMDRLRYIAATENVEISDQALALMSRVSEGGMRDVLSLFDQVLSYSGNKVEVDDVILVTGVVSQSVLAEVTELVRQKNASGLLEVLQRVISEGKNSEQFLNDLLMYFRDLLLYKTAPKLDELQHRLMGDDQFHGLSQSFTHPFLYSIIEKLSKVSQDMKWASHPKIVLEMGLIRLLESEGNSEQPKEAATNASVEDLLQRINQLEQRLNQVGQVAVSTPAAEVMETPRKEAMRRVGMPSTVRISENRIREVAAGSEPEGLRKITGLWSDVLNRIKKKKIQVHAWLLDGVPVAVGSGGLVVSFKSAIHRETTEKPQHRQIIEEVLQSVWGQRLDLLTLMENQWQEIEATTRSTGASEPQGEENKEESDPFLDEAIKLVGEHLIHIKD
- a CDS encoding HD-GYP domain-containing protein → MRLVSIVNCESGMVLAKTIYHESGRKLLGEGFELSDKAINRLEEQGITHLYIKDGITDDIFVEDAIPLEVRREAVITIHTHFEAIQDGQKGAIFHSRMIKDFKRILDLLISEIKGTKSVMNLLSHIQVRDHYVFSHSLNVTLYTLAVATKRGFNDKQLYEIGLGGLLHDIGKMMIPSEILHKPGRLTDEEFDEIKKHSEYGFELLRKQVDIPLLSAHCALQHHEKWNGKGYPRGLAGEQIHPYARTMAVGDVFDALTTHRVYRRAMLPHEAMEIIYADTNTHFEQGVVELFRRTIAIYPVGVTVKLNSGETAVVVGYNEHSPSRPLVRVIKDPAGNPLASHYELDLLKDLSCMIIECDAIL